The proteins below are encoded in one region of Peribacillus muralis:
- a CDS encoding complex I subunit 4 family protein — translation MNAYLLSLLVFSPLLGIVMVALMPKNEERTIKQFGFFGTLPPLFLSFFLCSQYYSGMALSSFSMKVDWIRFGNLEMYDPKLFTVNFELGLDGLSLIFLLLTTIISSLAALASIYIKQGWKGYYLLFLILEIGMLGVFTAENLILFFIFFEMTLIPAFFLIGRWGSLEREKASYHFLIYNGIGSAILLVAILILFARTGTTNIAALTQMMTMGGVSLFAPISGSMKYGLCLAFLIAFAIKLPVFPFHSWMVRVHAEAPPAIVMIHAGVLLKIGAYGIIRFGMGIFPEQYKSLAFVIVLMGVISFLYGALLAMVQTDFKLVLAYSSISHMGIVMMGLGALNEAGLQGAIFQVISHGLIAAMLFFLVGALSERTGTVLLPRLGGLARSMPIFSGFMLACGLASLGLPGMSGFISEFMVFLGLFKSQPLLAAIGVIGLVLTAVYILRAIMQMTFGKNDSLVEKEKRDLKSWEFVPVWVLLGLIISIGVYPNLLGGPLQGTIEAMMLALGGR, via the coding sequence ATGAATGCCTATTTGCTCTCGCTTTTAGTGTTTTCACCATTGCTGGGAATTGTGATGGTTGCCCTCATGCCGAAAAATGAGGAAAGGACCATCAAGCAATTTGGCTTTTTCGGAACGCTTCCCCCCCTTTTCCTCTCGTTCTTTTTATGCAGCCAATATTATTCGGGAATGGCTCTTTCCAGCTTTAGCATGAAGGTGGATTGGATCAGGTTTGGAAATTTGGAGATGTATGATCCCAAACTTTTCACCGTGAATTTCGAGCTGGGGCTGGATGGCCTGAGCCTCATCTTCCTATTACTGACGACCATCATTTCTTCACTGGCGGCATTGGCATCGATATATATAAAGCAAGGATGGAAAGGCTATTACTTGTTGTTTTTGATTTTGGAGATCGGGATGCTCGGTGTCTTTACCGCAGAAAATCTGATTCTTTTCTTCATCTTTTTTGAAATGACATTGATTCCCGCCTTCTTCTTAATCGGAAGATGGGGTTCTCTCGAGAGGGAAAAGGCATCGTATCATTTTCTGATTTATAACGGCATCGGTTCGGCCATTTTGCTGGTGGCCATCCTGATTTTGTTTGCCAGGACAGGTACAACCAATATTGCGGCTTTGACACAAATGATGACAATGGGCGGTGTATCTCTGTTTGCACCGATTTCGGGTTCGATGAAGTATGGCTTATGTCTTGCCTTTCTCATTGCGTTTGCGATCAAGCTGCCCGTATTTCCATTTCACAGCTGGATGGTGCGGGTTCATGCAGAGGCGCCTCCTGCCATCGTCATGATCCATGCTGGCGTCTTATTGAAAATAGGGGCTTATGGGATCATCAGGTTTGGAATGGGAATATTCCCTGAACAATATAAAAGCTTGGCATTTGTCATTGTACTGATGGGGGTCATCAGCTTTTTATATGGAGCATTGCTGGCGATGGTGCAAACGGACTTCAAGCTTGTATTAGCTTACTCATCGATTTCGCATATGGGGATCGTCATGATGGGGTTGGGAGCCTTGAATGAAGCAGGCCTTCAAGGGGCAATCTTTCAGGTCATTTCCCACGGCTTAATTGCCGCGATGCTGTTTTTCCTAGTGGGTGCATTATCCGAAAGGACAGGGACCGTGCTGCTTCCCAGGCTTGGGGGGCTGGCGAGGTCGATGCCGATTTTTTCCGGTTTTATGCTGGCGTGCGGGCTGGCATCACTCGGTTTGCCGGGCATGTCCGGCTTCATCAGTGAATTCATGGTATTTCTCGGCTTATTCAAAAGTCAGCCATTACTTGCAGCAATCGGTGTGATTGGGCTCGTTCTAACAGCTGTCTATATTCTGAGGGCGATCATGCAAATGACGTTCGGCAAGAATGATAGCTTGGTAGAAAAAGAGAAGCGGGACCTTAAGAGCTGGGAGTTTGTACCTGTATGGGTACTTCTAGGCCTGATCATATCGATTGGGGTATATCCAAATTTGTTAGGCGGGCCTCTACAAGGTACGATTGAAGCCATGATGCTTGCTTTAGGGGGGCGATGA
- a CDS encoding NADH-quinone oxidoreductase subunit A, which produces MGQLHLYQNNYLIVFVFLCLGILLPVIALFLGKLLRPYKPTDMKYTTYESGIEPFSDSRVQFNVRYYLFGLMFVIFDVETVFLYPWAVAYDELGLFALIEMLFFVIILMLGLIYAWKKKVLKWN; this is translated from the coding sequence ATGGGACAGCTGCATTTGTACCAAAATAATTACTTAATCGTATTTGTTTTTCTTTGTCTCGGCATATTACTACCTGTTATCGCATTATTTCTTGGCAAGCTGCTTAGGCCTTATAAACCGACAGATATGAAATATACGACATATGAAAGTGGAATCGAACCTTTTTCTGATTCAAGGGTTCAATTCAATGTTCGTTATTATTTATTCGGATTGATGTTCGTCATTTTTGATGTAGAGACGGTCTTTCTCTACCCGTGGGCAGTGGCCTATGATGAACTTGGATTATTTGCACTTATTGAAATGCTATTTTTCGTCATCATCCTGATGTTAGGACTAATCTACGCTTGGAAAAAGAAGGTGTTGAAATGGAATTGA
- a CDS encoding NuoB/complex I 20 kDa subunit family protein yields MELKLDDLTPAEMEEMRQSIFLSTLEQIKGWARSNSLWPMTFGLACCAIEMMGVGSSHYDLDRFGSFFRTSPRQSDVMIVSGTVTKKMAPIISRLYDQMPEPKWVIAMGSCATAGGPYVNSYSVVKGVDQIVPVDVYIPGCPPNPAALIYGINKLKEKIRYEAKTGKRVI; encoded by the coding sequence ATGGAATTGAAATTAGACGATCTTACCCCTGCCGAAATGGAAGAGATGCGGCAAAGCATTTTTTTGTCAACGCTTGAACAAATTAAGGGCTGGGCGAGGAGCAACTCACTCTGGCCAATGACATTCGGTTTAGCGTGCTGTGCGATTGAAATGATGGGTGTGGGATCATCGCATTACGACTTGGATCGCTTCGGTTCATTTTTCAGGACCTCGCCCCGGCAATCTGACGTCATGATCGTTTCAGGTACGGTAACGAAAAAAATGGCACCCATCATAAGTAGATTATATGACCAAATGCCTGAACCTAAATGGGTCATTGCGATGGGCTCGTGCGCAACTGCAGGTGGTCCGTATGTGAATTCCTACTCCGTTGTAAAAGGGGTGGACCAAATAGTGCCTGTCGATGTGTATATCCCAGGTTGTCCACCAAATCCGGCCGCACTTATATATGGAATCAACAAATTAAAAGAAAAAATCCGTTACGAGGCGAAAACCGGAAAGCGGGTGATATAG
- the nuoL gene encoding NADH-quinone oxidoreductase subunit L, whose product MMENAWLIPIFPLVTFMVLLLSGGRLRERGAYIGIIFTLASFVLSMLTLMERFTAPTYKTTMDWLTIGGTQLTAGFEINQLNVLMLVIVSFVSLLVQIYSLGYMKGEERFSIFYAYLGFFTFAMLGLVMAPNLLQLYFFWELVGVGSFLLIGFYFYKQEAKAAAKKAFIMTRIGDVGLLIGIILLFWETGSFEYGAIFQAVQSGEISDGSLTLIAILIFIGAVGKSGQFPLHTWLPDAMEGPTPVSALIHAATMVAAGVYLVATMFPLFLASEAAMQAVAITGGFTAIFAASIASVQKDVKRVLAYSTISQLGFMMLALGAAGYVAGVFHLMTHAFFKALLFLAAGSVIHAIHTQDIERMGGLWARLKWTGPLFLTGTLAISGFPLLSGFFSKDEILMAAWMNGNYFLFSLAVITSFLTAFYMFRLFFMIFAGESRSQVKQVNESPAAMLAPMLVLGVLAVIGGYIQTPWFGTFLGEWLVEGNEAVLGAGHSEGPIWIMILAVLVALAGIVLAYMMYAKTKLSRGGLVKENSTLYRVLENKYYIDEIYYFTIVHITKGISLFLSYIERFIIGGLIATVTGSIEGLGKIGSKLQSGQVQQYGMIAFLGLAVLLVIFALTGGYLR is encoded by the coding sequence ATGATGGAGAACGCTTGGCTCATACCGATTTTTCCACTCGTCACGTTTATGGTTCTGCTTCTATCAGGTGGCCGGCTACGGGAGCGGGGGGCATATATAGGAATAATCTTTACGTTGGCTTCATTCGTTTTATCGATGCTAACCTTGATGGAAAGGTTCACGGCACCTACTTATAAAACAACGATGGATTGGCTTACCATAGGGGGGACACAGCTTACGGCCGGTTTCGAAATCAATCAGCTTAATGTCTTGATGCTTGTAATCGTTTCCTTTGTCAGCCTGCTTGTCCAAATCTATTCGTTGGGGTACATGAAGGGTGAAGAGCGATTCTCCATTTTTTATGCTTATCTGGGCTTTTTCACCTTTGCCATGCTTGGACTGGTCATGGCGCCGAATTTACTACAGCTTTATTTTTTCTGGGAATTGGTCGGGGTTGGCTCCTTCCTATTGATCGGGTTTTACTTTTATAAACAGGAAGCTAAGGCTGCAGCGAAAAAGGCCTTCATCATGACCAGGATCGGTGATGTAGGGCTATTGATCGGAATCATCCTCCTTTTCTGGGAAACGGGCAGCTTCGAATATGGAGCGATTTTTCAAGCCGTTCAATCGGGTGAGATATCAGATGGGAGTTTGACGTTGATCGCCATCCTCATTTTTATTGGTGCCGTTGGGAAGTCGGGGCAATTCCCGCTTCACACATGGCTTCCTGATGCCATGGAGGGCCCAACGCCGGTTTCCGCATTGATTCACGCAGCGACGATGGTGGCCGCAGGCGTATATCTGGTAGCGACCATGTTTCCGTTATTCCTCGCAAGTGAAGCGGCTATGCAAGCTGTTGCCATAACAGGAGGATTCACAGCGATCTTTGCCGCGAGTATCGCTTCTGTGCAAAAGGATGTCAAGCGGGTATTGGCTTATTCGACAATCTCCCAGCTTGGTTTCATGATGCTTGCTTTGGGTGCTGCGGGATATGTGGCCGGTGTATTTCATTTAATGACCCATGCCTTCTTTAAAGCATTGTTGTTTTTGGCTGCAGGCAGTGTCATTCATGCCATACATACACAGGATATCGAAAGGATGGGCGGGCTATGGGCAAGGCTGAAATGGACAGGGCCGCTGTTCTTGACTGGAACTCTGGCGATTTCCGGGTTTCCCTTGCTCTCGGGCTTTTTCAGTAAAGATGAAATTTTGATGGCGGCATGGATGAATGGTAACTATTTCTTGTTTTCACTCGCGGTGATTACCTCTTTTTTAACCGCCTTTTACATGTTCCGGCTATTTTTCATGATCTTTGCCGGAGAGTCTCGCAGTCAAGTGAAACAGGTCAATGAATCACCTGCAGCCATGCTGGCTCCCATGCTTGTTTTAGGGGTGCTTGCTGTGATCGGTGGGTATATCCAAACCCCGTGGTTCGGGACCTTCCTTGGTGAGTGGCTTGTAGAGGGGAATGAAGCCGTGCTTGGTGCCGGACATAGTGAGGGACCTATTTGGATCATGATCCTTGCCGTGCTTGTGGCGCTTGCCGGAATCGTCCTAGCCTATATGATGTACGCTAAAACGAAGCTGTCCCGGGGCGGGCTCGTCAAAGAAAACTCCACGTTATATCGAGTTTTGGAAAATAAGTATTATATCGATGAAATTTATTATTTTACTATAGTTCATATAACGAAAGGAATTAGCTTATTTCTATCTTATATTGAAAGGTTCATCATCGGTGGCTTGATAGCGACTGTAACCGGTTCAATAGAAGGGTTGGGGAAAATAGGATCTAAACTGCAATCGGGGCAGGTACAGCAATATGGGATGATTGCGTTTTTGGGACTTGCGGTATTACTGGTCATTTTTGCTTTAACTGGGGGGTATTTAAGATGA
- the atpD gene encoding F0F1 ATP synthase subunit beta, giving the protein MNIGRVTQVMGPVVDVKFEDGQLPKIYNALRIENTASGTGLTLEVALQLGDNTVRTVAMSSTDGLTRGAETLDTGAPISVPVGEVTLGRVFNVLGENIDLFEPLTAEVRRDPIHRQAPTFEELSTQVEILETGIKVVDLLAPYIKGGKIGLFGGAGVGKTVLIQELINNIAQEHGGISVFAGVGERTREGNDLFYEMTDSGVIKKTAMVFGQMNEPPGARMRVALSGLTMAEYFRDEQGQDVLFFIDNIFRFTQAGSEVSALLGRMPSAVGYQPTLATEMGQLQERITSTNKGSVTSIQAIYVPADDYTDPAPATTFAHLDATTNLERKLSEMGIYPAVDPLASSSRALSPEIVGAEHYKVARQVQSTLQKYKELQDIIAILGMDELSEDEKVIVARARRIQNFLSQNFHVAEQFTGQKGSYVPVKETVQGFKDILAGKYDDLPEDAFRLVGRIEEVIAKAKEMA; this is encoded by the coding sequence ATGAATATAGGACGCGTTACTCAAGTTATGGGTCCGGTTGTTGACGTGAAATTCGAAGACGGACAACTTCCTAAGATCTATAACGCGTTAAGAATCGAAAATACAGCGTCTGGTACAGGACTAACTCTTGAAGTGGCCCTTCAACTAGGTGATAATACAGTTCGTACTGTAGCAATGTCTTCCACTGATGGGTTAACCCGTGGTGCAGAGACACTTGATACAGGAGCTCCAATTTCCGTTCCTGTAGGTGAAGTTACTCTAGGTCGCGTTTTCAACGTTTTAGGGGAAAACATTGACCTATTCGAACCACTTACAGCAGAGGTGCGTCGTGATCCGATTCACAGACAAGCACCAACTTTCGAGGAATTATCAACACAAGTTGAAATTCTTGAAACGGGTATTAAAGTAGTAGATTTACTTGCCCCTTATATCAAAGGTGGAAAAATCGGTCTCTTTGGTGGAGCCGGTGTTGGTAAAACTGTACTTATCCAAGAACTTATCAATAACATCGCACAAGAGCACGGCGGTATCTCCGTATTCGCTGGTGTAGGTGAGCGTACTCGTGAAGGTAATGACCTTTTCTACGAGATGACTGATTCCGGTGTTATCAAGAAAACAGCGATGGTATTCGGACAAATGAACGAGCCACCTGGAGCACGTATGCGTGTTGCTTTAAGTGGTTTGACAATGGCTGAATATTTCCGTGACGAACAAGGACAAGACGTTCTTTTCTTCATCGATAACATCTTCCGTTTCACGCAAGCAGGTTCCGAGGTTTCTGCCCTATTAGGCCGTATGCCTTCTGCGGTAGGTTACCAACCAACCCTTGCAACGGAAATGGGTCAATTGCAAGAACGTATCACTTCAACGAATAAAGGTTCCGTTACTTCCATTCAAGCGATTTATGTACCTGCCGATGACTATACGGATCCGGCTCCGGCTACTACTTTCGCTCACTTGGATGCAACAACTAACCTTGAGCGTAAACTTTCTGAAATGGGTATCTACCCTGCGGTTGATCCGTTGGCGTCATCTTCACGTGCTCTTAGCCCTGAAATCGTTGGAGCTGAGCATTATAAAGTGGCTCGTCAAGTTCAATCGACTTTACAGAAATATAAAGAACTTCAAGATATCATTGCGATCTTGGGTATGGACGAATTAAGCGAAGACGAAAAAGTTATCGTTGCCCGTGCTCGTAGAATCCAAAACTTCTTGTCACAAAACTTCCACGTGGCTGAACAATTCACTGGTCAAAAAGGATCTTATGTACCAGTGAAAGAAACAGTCCAAGGATTCAAAGATATCCTAGCTGGAAAATATGACGACCTTCCTGAAGATGCTTTCCGTCTAGTTGGCCGCATCGAAGAAGTTATTGCTAAAGCAAAAGAAATGGCTTAA
- a CDS encoding F0F1 ATP synthase subunit epsilon has product MKTIKVNVVTPDGPVYDAEVEMVSTKAKSGEMGIMAGHVPTVAPLTIGAVRLKNGSNTDYVAVNGGFLEVRPDVVTILAQSAERAETIDLTRAQAAKARAEQRLQNDDGSNDVKRADLALKRAINRIQIAEMR; this is encoded by the coding sequence ATGAAGACCATTAAAGTCAATGTTGTTACTCCCGATGGCCCAGTATATGATGCAGAAGTTGAAATGGTAAGCACTAAAGCTAAAAGCGGTGAGATGGGAATCATGGCTGGACACGTTCCAACCGTAGCCCCGCTTACCATTGGTGCTGTCCGTCTTAAGAATGGAAGCAACACAGACTATGTAGCTGTAAATGGTGGCTTCTTGGAAGTCCGCCCTGATGTGGTAACCATTTTGGCTCAATCTGCTGAAAGAGCTGAAACTATCGATCTTACACGTGCTCAAGCAGCAAAAGCGCGTGCAGAACAAAGATTGCAGAACGATGATGGTTCGAATGATGTTAAAAGGGCTGACCTAGCTCTTAAACGTGCAATCAACCGAATCCAAATTGCAGAAATGCGATAA
- the nuoH gene encoding NADH-quinone oxidoreductase subunit NuoH has protein sequence MIKDLLHSAPSLLNFGIYFGLAVLLLFVVLGFVTYGILSERKIMGFMQLRVGPNQIGGKWGLLQTVADVLKLLIKEDTIPKKADRPLYILAPVIAFAPAFMVLATLPFTEAFQFADIGVGLLYYVAISGISTIGIVTAGWASNNKYSLIGGMRAAAQMISYEIPLVMSLVGIVLLTGSLNLNDIVAVQEKVWFIFLQPIAFIIFMIASVAELNRVPFDLPEAESELVAGYHVEYSGFRWAFFMLSEYVYMFAMATLTTVLFLGGWNSIPFLDFIPAAIWFGLKFSAVFYLLVWIRVTFPRVRADQLMEFGWKVLLPVALANIFLTAIIKEIVSLF, from the coding sequence ATGATCAAGGATTTACTCCACTCCGCCCCAAGCCTGCTGAACTTTGGCATTTATTTCGGTTTGGCGGTCCTGCTGTTATTCGTTGTCTTGGGGTTTGTCACCTATGGAATCCTCTCGGAACGAAAAATCATGGGATTCATGCAGCTGCGGGTCGGTCCGAACCAAATTGGCGGGAAATGGGGTCTCTTGCAGACCGTTGCCGATGTTTTGAAACTTCTGATCAAGGAAGATACGATACCGAAAAAAGCCGACAGGCCCCTTTATATACTGGCACCGGTGATCGCCTTTGCACCGGCTTTCATGGTCCTTGCCACCCTGCCGTTCACCGAAGCTTTCCAATTTGCGGATATTGGAGTGGGCTTGCTGTATTATGTGGCAATATCGGGCATATCGACGATCGGGATCGTCACGGCGGGCTGGGCATCCAATAATAAATATTCGTTGATTGGCGGGATGCGTGCAGCCGCGCAAATGATTTCTTATGAAATTCCCTTGGTGATGTCGCTAGTGGGAATCGTCCTTTTGACAGGCAGCCTGAACCTGAATGATATAGTGGCTGTCCAAGAGAAGGTTTGGTTCATTTTCCTTCAACCGATTGCTTTTATCATCTTCATGATTGCGTCGGTGGCTGAACTGAATAGGGTCCCATTTGACCTTCCGGAAGCGGAATCCGAACTTGTAGCAGGGTATCATGTTGAATATTCTGGATTTCGCTGGGCCTTCTTTATGCTATCGGAATATGTGTATATGTTTGCAATGGCTACGTTAACCACTGTATTATTTTTAGGAGGATGGAATTCTATTCCGTTTTTGGATTTTATTCCGGCGGCCATTTGGTTCGGTCTCAAGTTCAGTGCGGTGTTCTATCTATTGGTTTGGATTCGGGTAACCTTCCCGCGGGTAAGGGCCGATCAACTAATGGAGTTCGGTTGGAAGGTGCTGCTCCCAGTTGCATTAGCCAATATATTCTTGACGGCAATCATAAAAGAAATCGTCAGCCTTTTTTAA
- the nuoK gene encoding NADH-quinone oxidoreductase subunit NuoK, whose amino-acid sequence MTGVPLSAYLVLALVLFCIGLYGALTKRNAVIVLISIELMLNAANINLVAFSKFGVTPSITGQVFSLFTITIAAAEAAVGLAILMSLYRNRKTVNVDEMDIMKH is encoded by the coding sequence ATGACGGGAGTTCCCTTGTCGGCTTATCTCGTATTGGCACTCGTTCTTTTTTGTATAGGTCTTTATGGCGCCTTGACGAAAAGGAATGCTGTCATTGTTCTGATTTCGATCGAGCTGATGCTGAACGCCGCCAATATCAATTTAGTTGCCTTCAGTAAATTCGGGGTGACACCATCGATTACGGGCCAGGTGTTTTCTTTATTCACGATTACAATCGCTGCAGCCGAGGCGGCTGTTGGGCTGGCAATATTAATGTCCCTTTACCGCAATCGGAAGACGGTCAATGTCGATGAAATGGATATCATGAAGCATTGA
- a CDS encoding NADH-quinone oxidoreductase subunit J, producing MNVSGELIAFFGLALVAILGGVLLITLTKVVHMVIALVFTFLSIAGIYLLLSAEFVAIVQILIYSGAITIVMLFGIMLTKHRENDEPSKGGWRKFTLLLAIAGFAVAVYLGIYDLDIPVQPTALHEENTKQIGIELFSKYVIPFEVMSVLLLVALVGAIVLAKKDNEEGDRS from the coding sequence ATGAATGTATCCGGCGAACTGATTGCCTTTTTTGGCTTGGCACTCGTCGCCATATTGGGCGGGGTGCTGCTAATCACATTAACGAAAGTGGTGCATATGGTCATTGCACTCGTTTTTACCTTCTTAAGCATTGCGGGCATTTATCTGCTGCTTTCGGCGGAATTTGTCGCCATTGTCCAAATCCTGATTTACTCTGGGGCAATTACGATCGTGATGTTATTCGGGATCATGCTGACGAAGCATCGGGAAAACGATGAACCGTCAAAAGGGGGCTGGAGGAAATTCACTCTGCTGTTGGCGATAGCTGGATTCGCTGTCGCAGTGTATCTCGGAATCTATGATTTGGATATACCGGTACAGCCAACCGCCTTGCATGAGGAAAATACGAAACAAATAGGAATCGAACTTTTTTCTAAGTATGTGATTCCGTTTGAAGTGATGTCGGTGCTTTTACTGGTGGCATTAGTCGGTGCCATCGTATTAGCTAAAAAAGATAATGAGGAGGGAGATCGATCATGA
- a CDS encoding NADH-quinone oxidoreductase subunit C, producing MDEEQDLAKQKAAAAAKAKAAALARKQAKEEGTETSPGEQDLAKQKAAAAAKAKAAALARKQAKEEGTETSPEEQDLAKQKAAAKAKAAALARKRAKEEGTETSPEEQDLAKQKAAAAAKAKAAALARKQKSAGSDGDSEQEKAKAIAAAKAKAAAAAKTRAGAEEKTKDDTKNEPSPNQPKLNQIVSAIEKHVGQDALIDHYINKLSKDVPTIVANPNTYYSIAKLLRYDERLNFSYLSELHGTDFETHMEIYVHLHSFEMNQSIALKVKLDRDAPAIPSLVPLWSGANWPECEAYDLLGIDFIEHPDLKRILLGDDWKGYPLRKDYQPYDVEV from the coding sequence ATGGATGAGGAACAGGACCTAGCGAAGCAAAAGGCAGCGGCGGCGGCAAAGGCGAAGGCGGCCGCACTCGCGCGAAAGCAGGCGAAGGAGGAAGGGACGGAGACGTCGCCAGGAGAACAGGACCTAGCGAAGCAAAAGGCGGCGGCAGCGGCAAAGGCGAAGGCAGCCGCGCTAGCCCGAAAGCAGGCGAAGGAGGAAGGGACGGAGACGTCGCCAGAGGAACAGGACCTAGCGAAGCAAAAGGCAGCGGCAAAGGCAAAGGCAGCCGCGCTCGCGCGAAAGCGGGCGAAGGAGGAAGGGACGGAGACGTCGCCAGAGGAACAGGACCTAGCGAAGCAAAAGGCAGCGGCAGCAGCAAAGGCAAAGGCGGCCGCGCTCGCGCGAAAGCAAAAATCTGCAGGTAGTGATGGAGACTCTGAGCAAGAGAAGGCTAAGGCCATTGCAGCTGCGAAGGCGAAGGCAGCCGCCGCTGCCAAGACTAGAGCCGGAGCGGAGGAAAAGACGAAAGATGACACAAAGAATGAACCATCCCCAAACCAGCCCAAACTCAATCAAATTGTTTCCGCTATTGAAAAGCATGTAGGACAAGATGCACTAATAGACCACTATATTAATAAGCTATCAAAGGATGTACCTACAATAGTGGCGAATCCTAATACATACTACTCGATAGCTAAGCTCCTGCGTTATGATGAACGGCTTAACTTTTCGTACTTATCGGAACTTCACGGCACCGATTTTGAAACCCATATGGAAATCTATGTACACTTGCACTCATTCGAAATGAACCAGTCAATTGCCCTTAAGGTGAAGCTGGATAGAGATGCTCCTGCCATTCCATCGCTTGTCCCATTATGGAGCGGGGCCAATTGGCCGGAATGTGAGGCGTATGATTTATTAGGCATCGATTTTATTGAGCACCCTGATTTAAAGCGGATTTTACTTGGTGATGATTGGAAAGGGTATCCGCTTAGAAAAGATTATCAGCCTTATGATGTGGAGGTGTAA
- a CDS encoding NADH-quinone oxidoreductase subunit D produces the protein MLRTEEMLLNVGPQHPSTHGVFRLVIKIDGEIIKEATPVIGYLHRGTEKLAENLQYTQIIPYTDRLDYLAAMTNNYVLCHAVETMMGLEVPDRAEYLRVIAMELGRVASHLVWWGTYLLDIGATSPFLYAFREREMIVNMLTELSGARLTFNYMRVGGVKWDAPEGWIEKVAEFVPYMREQLAGYHELVTGNEIFVNRVKGVGIYTKDEALQYSLSGANLRCTGVKWDLRKNEPYSIYDRFTFNVPTHEEGDAFSRYHCRMEEIEESLKILEQAVEQFPEGPVLAKVPKIIKVPKGEAFVRIESPRGEIGCYIASEGKKEPYRLKFRRPSFYNLQILPKLLQGENMANLITILGAIDIVLGEVDG, from the coding sequence ATGTTAAGGACGGAAGAAATGCTTCTCAATGTCGGGCCTCAGCATCCGAGTACGCATGGTGTATTTAGGCTTGTCATCAAAATTGATGGCGAAATTATAAAAGAGGCCACCCCTGTTATCGGTTACTTGCATCGGGGCACGGAAAAACTGGCGGAAAACCTGCAATATACACAAATCATTCCATATACCGATCGGCTTGATTATCTGGCGGCCATGACAAATAATTATGTGCTCTGCCATGCTGTTGAAACAATGATGGGGTTGGAAGTTCCGGATAGGGCTGAATATTTGCGGGTGATTGCCATGGAGCTAGGCAGAGTGGCGAGCCACCTTGTCTGGTGGGGAACATACTTGCTTGATATAGGAGCTACGAGTCCCTTTTTATACGCCTTCCGTGAGCGCGAAATGATCGTTAATATGTTGACGGAATTGTCAGGGGCACGGCTAACATTCAATTATATGCGAGTGGGTGGTGTGAAATGGGATGCACCCGAAGGCTGGATTGAAAAGGTTGCCGAGTTTGTTCCTTATATGAGGGAGCAGCTTGCCGGTTACCATGAGCTTGTGACTGGGAATGAAATCTTCGTGAATCGGGTGAAAGGGGTAGGGATTTATACAAAAGATGAAGCGCTGCAGTATTCGCTTAGCGGTGCCAACTTAAGATGTACGGGGGTCAAGTGGGATTTGCGGAAAAACGAACCATATTCCATTTATGACCGGTTCACCTTTAATGTTCCCACCCATGAAGAGGGTGATGCCTTTTCACGGTATCACTGCAGAATGGAGGAAATCGAAGAATCATTGAAAATTCTCGAGCAGGCAGTTGAGCAATTTCCAGAAGGGCCGGTCCTTGCCAAGGTGCCGAAAATCATAAAGGTTCCAAAGGGTGAAGCCTTCGTACGAATTGAATCACCAAGAGGGGAAATCGGCTGTTATATTGCGAGTGAAGGGAAAAAGGAGCCGTATCGCTTGAAGTTTCGCAGGCCTTCATTTTATAATCTGCAAATTCTGCCCAAATTATTGCAAGGGGAAAATATGGCGAACTTAATAACGATATTAGGAGCCATCGATATCGTTTTAGGGGAGGTGGATGGATAA
- the nuoI gene encoding NADH-quinone oxidoreductase subunit NuoI, translated as MLGLAKGLSYTLKNLTRKKVTYDYPNEPLPLPDRFRGIQKFYPEKCIVCNQCVTICPTDCIQLTGKKHPDPSKKGKIIDTYDINFEICILCDLCTEVCPTEAIVMTNQFELAEYSRDHLFKNLEWLDENDENIRKVNKT; from the coding sequence ATGCTTGGTTTAGCTAAAGGTTTAAGCTATACATTAAAGAACTTAACCCGGAAAAAAGTGACGTATGACTACCCGAATGAACCGCTGCCGCTCCCTGACAGATTCCGCGGAATCCAAAAATTTTACCCTGAAAAGTGCATCGTATGCAATCAATGCGTGACGATTTGCCCAACGGACTGTATACAATTAACCGGAAAAAAACATCCCGACCCCTCCAAAAAGGGCAAAATCATCGACACGTATGACATTAATTTCGAAATATGCATCTTGTGTGATTTATGCACGGAGGTCTGCCCCACTGAGGCCATCGTCATGACGAATCAGTTTGAGCTGGCGGAATATAGCCGTGATCATTTATTCAAAAATTTGGAGTGGCTTGATGAAAACGATGAAAATATCCGGAAGGTGAATAAAACATGA